aatacagatgctactgtttacgggctcaaatactgatatagaatactcagaatccaatctccaccgttcatattgtagattcatgtgttatgaacgtccctgcaaaatttcagctcaatcggaccacaaacacctatcgatcggagctgttgatcaagactggacaggccgggtccggaccgcaattccccaggtccggaccgcatttccaaAAACTAAATTTCTGCTCCGTaaagccctgtccggacagcccattaacctgtccggacaccccgtaagttttaggttaaaaaacatgattttaagtgggttaggtctagggttttgttgggggtatatatacatcattatagaagatagaggtacgaattttcacccccagagagttcgtttgaggctgtgcttgagtaattattttgttgtgagccaaattgattcctcttagaggattttgttagtattgattgtgtgcttaattgaagtctatcggaagggtccgataaaggagaatcacgttgaagaagattgtgagcaaggagacaagttggagtcttgtcgatcttatagagtcaaggtcttgcaaagggttgtaagtgttcctagtgtctgtaatctctggataatcttttgatagtgatttcctgggtttgactgtctcggagaggttttacttttagaaggttttctaaaatgtttcctcttcatcaccaaaatctttgtgtgtgattgttcatattttggtgaatgtttgttttgatatatatctgttaattccgcataaaattgtgatatttatctatttagagtttttcaattgattCTACACAAACCATTCCTGCTTGTTCacataacaaaaagaaaataaaaaaataaaaacaaaaaccattttacgcGTGGTACGAGGAAATGATTATGTGAATATTAGTGTTAATACGGTCATGTTTGCTTATAATTAACTGTAAATTGGCAAAATTGGAGAAGGCTGTTAAGGTGTTTAGGAAGATGTAGATCATTATTTTAGACCAAATGCTGCATTTTAGAAAGAATATGGGCGTTGACATAAATCAATAGGATCCATTTCTCCAATAGTTCACTCTTCACACgttgttcttaattattagaccttgatctatatatatatatatatatatatattatattatgaatgGAAAATAGAATTCACTTTTCAGGTGGGCGCGCTAACCAATCTAACCTATAGCTTATGGGATTGGTTCAGCCATCTCAAgtgtcaattttaaaatttgacgacCTAAGTGTCAAATATGGAGTAAGTTAGGGAGAGCTAAgtgtatttttttcattaaaaagtcAATTGTTagtaaacacaaaaaaaactcAGACACATGCAAACTCACACAAATGGTGAGGtattacatttaaatttttataagcttaCAATTCCATCAAGCACCATACGTACAATAATGCTAAAACTTAAACATTTATACTTAATTCctctaaaacattttatttaactaaattcaaatttttgacCGTCTCCAACTCACCATTCTTCAAGTTTGCTACATCTTTCCAAAAATCTTCACGAACCAACCATACTTCCTTGTAATAACAATTTGCCCAATAACAACTCCTATTACAAATCCACATCCATACCCTATGACAACTACTttccaaccaaattcaaatggaGACCTGAGCTTTGACTCTCTTCGAAGGGAGAAGTTGAGATTTGAGTGTACTTGTAACCTCCACATTTCTTTGATAAAGGATTCCTACACAGTCTTGGATTACATCCAAATGAACTATTCTGAAATGTGTCAAATTGATTTCCATGTGGTATAAGTCCTGTGAGACATTGTTGGAGACATTAAAGGATGCAAGGAAAAAGAGTTGTGTTAGTTGTTGAGGTATCTTTCCAAGCAAATTGTTTTGGGAAAGGTCCATTGATTCTATACCTGTCAAGTTCCCTAAAGATGATAGGATATGACCAGTGAGAGCATTATTAGAAAAATTTAGCAAATGAAGTCCTTCAAGACTCCCCACAAGTTCTAGAACTTCTCCTCTAAATCTATTGCTTGAGAAATCAATGACCGTGAACGCATCTTGGATTTTCTTGTACTCCAAATCTATGCCTTTGTTTGTCATTTTAACTGTGTATTCGACAACTAAAGCCAACCCGAATCGGATAAAATATAAATCCATGTATTTCAACTTATTGTCACCAACAACTTTCATGACATTCCAATGTAGGAAATACTCTGCAGGCAAATTTTCAGAGAAACTATTATGAGAGAGATCAATAATATGCACCTTGGGTAATGTATAATTGGTTTCAGTGGCCATGAAATCCATTACAACGAAGCATAAGAACCTTCAACTGAGAAAGAGTCCCCAACCCAAAAGGGAAAGGTGTCAATGATCTTATTGTTACCAATCAATGATCTTATTGTTACCAAAATGAAGATATTCTAGCATCATACAATTTGCCATGGATCTTGGTAGGTGACCTTGGAATTGGTTTTTACTTAAGTCAATCAAGCTTAAGTTGCTTCCCTTTGCCCATATTTTTTGAAGCATGCCAGAGAAGTTTTTATAGGACAAATCAAGTACATAAAGTGAACTCAAATTGCAAATCAATGGCGACATTTCTCTTATCAAGTTCCATTGGACTTGATAAATCTTAATAGATGGTTGTCGAATGGGGAGCGATCCTTGCAGCCTGTTACTTCCAAGTAATGAAACTTCCAACTTAGACCATGGGAGAACAACTAGAGATTGTTCAAAGCCTATTAGAAAATTGTCAGAAAGGAATATAGCTGAAAGAGCTTCGATACTTGCATTATACATCCATTTGGGTATTAAGCCTGTAAGATTGTTGTTTTGCAACTCAAGCCAAGTCAATTTGTTTTGGTTACGTAAGAAATCTGGAGACTTCCGTAAGTTGCAAGAACCCCATCCTAGAGTGTGAAACTGTGGAAGAGTATCATTTGAATTAGCCTTGGTCAACAATGTCAAATTGTTGGATGATAGAATAAGCACACTTAAACTTTTGATCTAAAGAAACATGTCAAACTCTAGCACCCCAACCAATTTATTAAATGAGATGTCCAGATAAATTAGTTGAGTCAGGTTAGTTAATTAATAAGGAAGAAAGGGTGTGACTTGTAAGATTGTTCTCTGACAAATCCAAATCAGTGAGTTAAGTAAGATTACTCAGTGAAAGTGGGATAGATCCAAAGAAATGGCATTTtggaaaatctaaaaaatataatgaaCTTAAATTTCCAATTGAATTCGGTAGTTTACCATAAAAACTTGTGCCCTCAAGTGTCAAAAGCTCCAAAGAACTGTTAGAGTGAAATTCAGGCAAATGGCCAATGAGATCTTCATTGTATGCTACAATAAGATTCCATAGATTTGgtagcaaaaaaatttcagttggAAATTCTCCCTGTAAGTAGCAGTATTGGAGATCCAGAGTTATCCATCATCTTTTACTGTGTACATTGCTCTTTTGATAAAGAAAGAACTACAAGTGAAGGACTTTTATAAGCGTTACATAAGTTTGTACACCCAAGAAGACGACTCATTCAAAACAAGATGtattttgaaaaagtgtgaCTCAATTATTGTAATCTATATGAAACAACCATGTAATCTAATCTTatactactttttgtttttcacttatTGTTGAGAGAATTAATGAAAATCATGTGTAGACGAGGGCCGGGAAACGCGGTTTGAAGCGAAAGCACCTTGTTCCTTCCTATGAAAATATCTTACAAAGAAACAAACGAGCTGAAGAGACCCCATGTGAGTTTGTTCATGGATTCAAAATGCCTTGTAATTTCGAGAAAATATTGTCTGAGGGCCAAGTCAAGTCAAGCACCTTTCACATGCTTTCCCAACCCCCAAATAGACAaacaagagaagagagagaccGAGAGCCAGTTAGTGTTATCTCGTaaataaatgatgattataTGGTAATTATACATAGGTATATATTATTGGGAATATAAGAGGTTGGAATGGATGGCCATCTCTTATTCTTTGTTTGGTGTGCAATCAAACAAATGAAATGAATGGCTATTTCATATGAATAACCATTTAATTCTAGATactataattttatcaaatcattATCCAaaaatgatgatgtggcacTAACCATTGAATTaatccccctttttttttcttttttttttttttttttttgacatgtctacacaagagggggaaggaAATTCGGACTAGTGACCTCTGTTTCATTAGGTATGGTTCTatccgattgagctacctcttgaggacgaaataattattgttaaacaataacaataaaaaaaaggtatttaatAGTTGGTTATGAGTGCCATGTCAACATAATGTTGGCTGAAtgttgtataaaattatatagtatttagcattactcatatattAAATATGCCCAAATCTTGTGGTTTTCAACTGAAATTAGTTTTGTGAAGATTTGTGCTCGAGTCAAAAAATGTGTCGACGAAGGCGTCATGACATGATCACTTTAAAAGGCTAAGCGGGAGAGCCTTGACAACAAATATGTAGGATGAGCGTCCTACTACCTTCAAGTAATACTCTAATTATGGCAACACAATTAGGACTATGAATAATTCAATTCGTTCGACAACTTGCTCGATATTCATTCAATTTAACTCGACTTGAACTCAAATTCAATAAGGTAAAAATCTGCTTATGACTGTAAAATCTCGCATAATTGGTAGGTGATAAGTACATGACACAACACACGAACAACAACTTGTTGTCACATGTCAAGCGTATACGACTTGTGGTTTGTTAAAACTCCAACCCCCCCTTTCCCgctttgaatgaaaaaaataaaataaaataaaagaaaataaaattctagTCGTTTTCTCAATTAATAGCGACAAACGATTATCCTCGACTACGTGCCAATACGACCGGTTAGTTGGTATATATCAACGACAGTCGTCGGTCCCAttccttccttcttctttttcattcagTGCAATTTAAAGGccgtttctttgtgttttttatgcCTCAGCGAAGGTTCAGAGGTCTTATGCAAAGCGAAGTGAGCCCAAAAGCTCCATTTTCTTCGTTCTCTGCGTCTAAAGAAGGTTAGTCCCATTGTTTTCGTCAAGACCCACTTCCATTACGTTGAATTAGGACGAAATAATTTGAGTCAAACAATCGCTTTGGTTATACAACAAAGTTGTTCGGCTTGTTCGCGTACCAAAAGGAAAACccattttatatgttttatgaaGAAATTATGAATAACAGTTTCCCACTCCGTCGATTTTCGACTTTGCTGAATTCCTCTGTGAAACCCACGATCCCTGGGAATTTTGGAGAAAGGAAGTGGAAACCAATTCCAATACCCCACCGAACAGTCCCTGAGCCCAGAGGTCAAGACCTTGATTTCATAAACGTTGCACACAGCCACCTAATTCACTCTGATTGGGCTAAGCTCAGTTCGTTATCAACCGATCTAACACCCCTCAGAATGAAACATGTATTGCTCAAGATTCAGAAGGACCATGTTCATTCCCTTGAGTTTTTCAACTGGGCTGGGATTCAAAAACCCAGTTGCCATTCCCTCGAAATTCATTCCATAACTCTCCACATTCTCACAAAAAACCGGAAATTCAAATCTGCAGAGTCCATTTTGAGGAACATTATTGTACCTGGTTCCATAGATGTACACTCCAATCTGTTCGAAGAAATGCTACACTCGTACCGCTTGTGTGATTCTTGGCCTCGTGTTTTTGACTCACTTTTCAAGACTTTTGCGCATATGAAGAAGTTTAGGGATGCCACTGATACTTTTTGTCGAATGAAGGATTATGGATTTTTCCCTACTATTGAGTCATGTAATGCCTACATGAGCTCTTTGCTTGATTTGCACAGGATGGATATTACTTTGGCATTCTACAGAGAAATGCGGCGTCATAGGATTTCGCCAAATGTTTATACCCTTAATATGATCATGCGCACTTACTGTAAATCGGGAAAATTGGAGAAGGCTGTTGAGGCATTTAGGGAGATAGAAAGCATGGGTTTTAGACCGAATACTGCATCTTATAACACATTGATTGCAGGACATTGCAGTAAGGGTCTATTGAGCTTTGCagtaaagtttaaaaactcaatGGAAAGGAGTGGGGTGCACCAGGATGTGGTTACATTTAACACGCTTATCCATGGATTTTGCAAGGAAGGGAAATTACTTGAAGCTAATAGAGTTTTCATTGAGATGAAGGCGGCGAATGTTACTTCTAATATTGTGACCTACAATACCTTGATAAATGGGTATAGCCAAGTGGGTAATAGTGAGATGGGCAGCAAGCTTTATGAGGAGATGTTGAGGAATCAAGTTAAGGCTGATATTTTAACGTATAATGCCTTGATATTTGGACTATGCAAGGAGGGTAAGACAAAGAAAGCGGCATATCTGGTTAAGGAACTTGATAAGCATAACTTAGTGCCAAATGCCACAACGTTTTCTGCCCTTATTTGTGGTCAGTGCATGAGAAAGAACTCCGAGCGTGcctttcaaatatataaaagcaTGTTAAGGAGTGGTTGCCATCCAAATGAACATACTTTCAAAATGTTGGTATCAACTTTATGCAAAAATGAGGACTTTGATGGAGCAGTCCAAGTCTTGAAGGAAATGTTTGAGAGATCAATGGCTCCTGATTCAGGCAGCTTATCTGAGATTTGCATTGGGCTTTGCCAGTGTGGAAAAATTCAAGAGGCAAAGATGTTATGTAGTGAGATGGAAGCTAGAGGTCTTATGCCAGCAGGCTTTGACAAATCCGAAACCACCAACTTTGGTGCCTAGTATGAGAAGAAAGCATTTGGAGGTAAATGCTAAGGGTGTATGCACCTATGCTTTCCATGTAACTTATAAAGGTTGTGTTGTTGTAAATTGACCTCTTCTTGCACCTGATCTCACCTTGTAACTTGTAAATCTTAGCTTTTAGTGGGAACTACTCTTTTTACTTTGAGAGCAAAACTAAAGCAAGCTGTATAATCTtccattgttttatttttactgtGAAAAGCAAGTATAATGATTTCTTACATTAAGGTTGCAAACTTGGTGCTCTGCTTCCTAAGATTATTGTGTTCTTTATTTACCTTTTATCAAGGTGGAGGTACTAGGACCATTTTTTCTGAATGGCACGAGGATGAATGGCAAAATTTTCCAGGTAGGATCACTTGTAGTTTGAAGTCTATTGCTGTCATCCAGGTGTTTAAGGACCATTTCATGATTAATTTTCAGATATTACAAGACTATTCCTTATCCTGGGGGAGCTATTGAGTCAATTTCTGGAGTAACGGAAGTTCCTATTCACAACTCTGTAACTCCAGCTACTCCAACCTTGGCTACACCTAACCAAATCACCTTAACCTCTAGGAGGTAAGTTCAGTTCAGGAGGGGTTCACGTTAAGAAGCAAGGAGGCAAGGGCTCCAATAAAGGGGCCAGCAAGTCAAACTCTCCATGAAGGAGGTACGGTTCAGTTACTTTCCCTCTTTTTGCTCATGCATTTTGTTTGTTACAATATTAGGAGTCTAAACAATCCCATTGAACAAAAATAAGTCTAAAGTCTCCATCAAGGAGGTAGGGGTCAATAACGCGAGGTGCGACTTTGGAATTTGTTCaggtaattttttgtttttgcattttttttttttgtcgacATATATTGGTGTTTTTCggcacatatatatgtatagaatACTAGAAATAGCTCTAGATTCATGCAAGGTGATGATGATGGTTTCTCATCATCCCCATGGGAGCATGTTGTCAATTGCTTCTCTATTGGAGACTTCCCCTCGACAAGATGGATGGTGGTGGTCCCTATAAGAGCATATGTTTTGATTGCTTCTCAACTGGAGACTTGCCCCACATTGGATAGAAATCATAATAGGATTCAATTGGAAACTTGTTCCACATTGGATAGCAACCATAATAGGATTCAATTCGAGACTTCCCAAAATATTCATCTCTCCAACACTTCAAACTGGGTAATCgtttgacccttttttttttttttttttaattgtaattgtacCAAACTGATCCTTAGGTGTCAAAACTATCTTAAAGATCCATGGAGTAAGCTATTTCTCCAAAATGGTCCCCACCGTTAGCTGTTTGACCGAAACCATTAACACTCGACATAACTAATAACCTAGTCTATtgtaaaataaagtttttaccttcaaagttaaaaaataaaaaagtggtcaCCCCTCCGTAGGgtggggtggtcagccaccttTCCCCGTTACATTGTTGAAGGTTTACCTTTACACAGTTTGCTGATACATTCATCAATGGTTTCTAAT
This window of the Corylus avellana chromosome ca5, CavTom2PMs-1.0 genome carries:
- the LOC132183236 gene encoding pentatricopeptide repeat-containing protein At4g26680, mitochondrial-like, giving the protein MFYEEIMNNSFPLRRFSTLLNSSVKPTIPGNFGERKWKPIPIPHRTVPEPRGQDLDFINVAHSHLIHSDWAKLSSLSTDLTPLRMKHVLLKIQKDHVHSLEFFNWAGIQKPSCHSLEIHSITLHILTKNRKFKSAESILRNIIVPGSIDVHSNLFEEMLHSYRLCDSWPRVFDSLFKTFAHMKKFRDATDTFCRMKDYGFFPTIESCNAYMSSLLDLHRMDITLAFYREMRRHRISPNVYTLNMIMRTYCKSGKLEKAVEAFREIESMGFRPNTASYNTLIAGHCSKGLLSFAVKFKNSMERSGVHQDVVTFNTLIHGFCKEGKLLEANRVFIEMKAANVTSNIVTYNTLINGYSQVGNSEMGSKLYEEMLRNQVKADILTYNALIFGLCKEGKTKKAAYLVKELDKHNLVPNATTFSALICGQCMRKNSERAFQIYKSMLRSGCHPNEHTFKMLVSTLCKNEDFDGAVQVLKEMFERSMAPDSGSLSEICIGLCQCGKIQEAKMLCSEMEARGLMPAGFDKSETTNFGA